A single genomic interval of Oryzias latipes chromosome 3, ASM223467v1 harbors:
- the mahce gene encoding hatching enzyme like protease precursor (The RefSeq protein has 1 substitution compared to this genomic sequence), translated as MNMPPSVCLLLLLLLGIAQTLPVQEKESHKGGHEDSHEDGHEDSHENGLNDSQDKGHEDGHEAHEEDTIDITTRILTANNGSKHFLFQGDLLAPKTRNAIFCADSSCFWTKYSNGYVMIPYVISNEYTANEAAIIENAMTGFYASTCIRFVRRTNEYDFISIVSKGGCYSELGRKGGLQELSLNRGGCIYRGIIEHELNHALGFQHEQCRSDRDSYVQINWENIIDGDAYNFYKQQTNNLNTPYDYSSIMHYGRDAFSVAYGRDTITPIPNPNVPIGQRNGLSFWDVTRINILYNCQ; from the coding sequence ATGAACATGCCTCCTTCCGTCtgcctgctcctgctgctcctgctcggCATCGCCCAGACGTTGCCCGTCCAAGAGAAAGAAAGTCACAAAGGAGGCCATGAGGATAGCCACGAAGATGGTCATGAAGACAGCCATGAAAACGGCCTTAAGGACAGCCAAGACAAAGGCCATGAAGATGGTCATGAAGCCCATGAAGAAGACACAATAGATATCACCACCAGAATCCTTACCGCAAACAACGGTTCAAAACATTTCCTGTTTCAGGGGGATCTGCTGGCCCCTAAGaccagaaatgccattttttgcGCAGACAGCAGCTGCTTTTGGACAAAGTACTCCAATGGTTACGTGATGATCCCCTACGTCATTAGCAATGAGTACACTGCAAATGAAGCGGCGATCATTGAAAATGCCATGACCGGCTTCTACGCCTCCACTTGCATCCGCTTTGTCCGTCGCACCAATGAGTACGACTTCATCAGCATCGTGAGCAAAGGCGGTTGCTACTCTGAGCTGGGCAGAAAGGGAGGACTTCAGGAGCTGTCTCTCAACAGAGGAGGCTGCATTTACAGAGGCATTATAGAGCACGAGCTCAACCACGCTCTGGGCTTCCAGCATGAGCAGTGCAGGAGCGACCGAGACAGCTACGTTCAGATCAACTGGGAGAACATCATTGATGGTGATGCTTACAACTTTTACAAACAACAGACCAACAACCTGAACACCCCCTATGACTACTCCTCCATCATGCACTATGGAAGAGATGCCTTCTCCGTTGCCTATGGGCGGGATACCATCACCCCCATCCCTAATCCCAATGTCCCCATCGGCCAGAGGAACGGCTTGTCCTTCTGGGACGTCACCAGAATCAACATCCTTTACAACTGCCAATAA